The Synechococcus sp. MVIR-18-1 region TGCCATGGCCAGTGGTTTTCTTGTGGATGACCAACACAAGCCGGGTGGGGGAGGTTTATTGGTCTTCGAGGCTGACAGCTACAAGGCAGCAAAAGCGTTCATCGCTGCTGATCCAATGATTGCCAGGAACCTGGTGGACTGGACGCTGCATGAGTGGAAGCCTGTTGAGGGAAGTCTTCAGGCTTAGTTCAGACCTAGTCACTGCTGCTCTTGGTGTTGAGCTGGAGCGTTCAGCGAGGGTGAATGGTCATCAGTTTCTGCACCTCTCCAGCGTGGTAGCTGCTGCGCGTGAGCGGAGTGCTGACCACCTGTAAAAACCCAAGGTCTTGTTCTCCCTTGAGGCGGTAGCTCTCGAACTGCTCCGGAGTTACGAACCGGTCCACGCTCAAGTGTTTGGGGCCTGGTGATAGGTATTGGCCGATGGTGACGATGTCAACTCGGTGTTCTCTTAGATCGCGAAGCACCTCGATCACTTCCGCGTCGCTCTCGCCGAGGCCCACCATTAATCCCGACTTGCTGTAAGACCGTGGCCAGCCATCACGAACCCGTTTGAGGAGTTCCAAGGAGCGCTCATAGATTCCCTGCGGACGAGCCTGGCGATACAGCCGCGGCACCGTCTCAATGTTGTGATTGAGCACATGGGGTGATGCCTCCATCACCGTGGCTAGCGCATCCCAATTGCCACAGAAATCGGGAATCAGCAGCTCAATTGTGGTGAGCGGCGAGTGTTGCTTCACCTGCTCGATGCAAGCCACGAACTGAGAGGCGCCTCCGTCTTCCAGGTCGTCGCGGTTCACTGAGGTGATCACAACGTGTTTGAGCCCAAGCCGGGAGACCGCCTCCCCGAGCCGTTGGGGTTCAGTTGGGTCGAGTTCTCGGACGCTCTTGTCGAAGTCGATATCGCAGTAGGGACAGGCGCGGGTGCAGCCGGGCCCCATGATTAGGAACGTCGCGGTCCCTCCGGCAAAGCATTCGCCGATATTTGGGCAGCTTGCCTCCTGGCAAACAGTGTTCAGCTTGAGGTCCAGCAGCAGGTCGGCCACCTCGCCAATGCGCTCGCGCTGGGGGGCTTTGACGCGCAACCAGTCAGGTTTCTGAATGGACGTCATCTTTTAAAGTCGCCTCATCGGGATGTAGCGCAGCTTGGTAGCGCACTTCGTTCGGGACGAAGGGGCCGCAGGTTCGAATCCTGTCATCCCGACTCTATGAGTAGCGCTCAACTGAGTTCTGCGCCTGGATAGCCGCGCGGAGTCACCATTCGCCCCCCCTCCAGTCTGCTGCTGCTGTTGCCGATGACCAAAACAGTCAGCATGTCAATGGTTTCTACGGGCAAGCGGTCGAGCCGGCAGAACGAGACGTGTTCCTCCTGTCGACCTAATTGCCTTGCCATCACAACAGGTGTGGAGGCAGGGCGTTCAGTGAGCAGGATGTCTTTGGCACGTTGCAGCTGCCAATCACGTCCTTTGGAGCGGGGGTTGTAGAGCGCAACGACGAAATCGCCCTTGGCGGCACCTTCTAGTCGTTGTTCAATCACGTCCCATGGGGTAAGGCGATCGCTCAAGCTCACGGTGCAGAAGTCATGCATGAGCGGTGCACCAGCTTTTGCGGCTGCTAGTTGTAGTGCGGAGATTCCTGGATGCACGGCAAAGCGAGGCCGGTCGTCCTCTGCTAAGTCCAACCAGAGCTCAAGCGCGAGCCCGGCCATTCCATAAATCCCGCTGTCGCCAGACGACACCAACGCCACGCGAACGCCCTGGCGAGCGAGGCTCAGAGCTTGCTGGCAGCGGTCCCTTTCCATGGTGAGTTGCCCATCCAGCCGGATCTGATCTGGACGGCGCAGCGGTTCTAATAAGTCGAGGTAGAGCCCGTATCCCACCCAGGCAGGACAGCGCGCTAGGGCACTGCGGGCTTCAGGAGTGAGGAGGGCCAGATCACCTGGCCCACTGCCGATGAGATGCAGTTCGCCCCGTTGAGGTGCATGGGCCTCCATGCTTTCGGCAATCGCCACGGTGATGGCGCCGCGTTCCTCGTCGTTGGCGTGGGTGATTCGTTTGTGCAGCTTGAGTTGTGCGTTGGGTCCGGCACTCAGTAGTGCAGCTGCTTCTGCAACCGATCCCGTTCCCATCTCTGCAGCAACCACCTTGGATGGGGTTGGCACCGGCACAGCATCTAATGCTGATGCTGTGTGCAAACGGAAGGGCCAATGGTGAAGCTGTGCGAGGTCTTGAAGCGCCCGTTCATCGCCCTTGCGATCGATGCTGCTGATGCCTGCAACGGCGGCCTCTGCCAGGCCCGCCTCCTCGAGGGCACTGCTTACGGCACGCTGGACAAGGTTCAAGCTTGTGTCGCGCTCGCAGCCAATTCCAAGCCAAAGGAGTGCTGGGTGCCAAGTGCATGCCCCCGCATGGGCGATGGATGTGCTGATCTCCAGCGCTGGAATTGCACTGTCTTCGACTGCATTGTCTGAATTAGCACTGCCTGCCTCGGCATTAAGACCGAGGAGCTGGCTGGATTGAGCGGCCGAACTGCTTTGCCACAGCTTGCTCCCCATTGATTGGATGAGATGGGGTCCCTCTCCACGCGCCTGGGCCTTCATCAGTTGGGTCCAGCTGGTGCTTGTTCCGCCGCGTTTCCATCCCCAAGCATGACCGAACACATCGGTTGCTAAACGGCCCGAAACAGCACTATCTCCGCTCAGAACCGCTTCCCCTCCAAGCGTGGCGGCGATCTCCCGGCTTAATTGTTCCGCACCAGCTTGGTGACCGCCAAGCAATGGGATCACTCTTTGTCCCTCTGCATCCAGAACCAGGACTGCAGGGTCACTTTCTTTGTCCTTCAACAGTGGAGCAATCAAACGGGTGACGGCACCTGTGGCTCCGATCACCATCAGCACTCCCCCCTCTTGCCAGTGCTGCTGGATCAACATCGCAGCTGAGTTCACCAAACACGTTCCGTCTAGGTCAGCAATGGTGGCGGCTGCACCGGGAGTGAGTGCCAGTTGATCAGTGAGGCCAGATTGCTGAAGTCTTTGCATCAAAGGCCAGGCCCTCGAGGACAGACCTAGGGCCAATCGCCTGGCAGCGAACGTAGGAGAGGAGTCGTTCAGGACAGGAGCTTCGGAGGTCAACGCTGGGTGCCATCGGGGTTCAATAGCTCCCGGGCTGATCCTCCCAGGGTGCTGGTTGGAGAAATTCTTTCTGGTTCGATGCTGATCGTCGGTGCCCTTGATGGGGTTTGGGCTTCCGGGGCGACGGGCTTGCTGGGTTCAGGTGAGGGTTCCGAAGGAGTCCCTGCTTTTGAAACGGGTCCCTCTGCTGTCTCCACTCCCTTCTCTGGCATCGCTGTTTCTTGTGACGCCGGTTCTGGCAATGACGTTGTTTTGGCTGGGTTGATCTTCAAATCCTCGAGCTCAGCGAGCTCTTCTCCCTCTGCTTCTCTGTCCAGAGCCTTTTCATCCATACCGTGTTCATCGATGGCTGGTTCATCGACAGACCCTTCATCCACAGCCTTTTCTTGTGTGGGCTCTTTCTTCAATACTTGTTCTTTTGGTGCCGTGGTCTCGGCGCCCTCCAGTCCAAGGATGTCGTCTTCACCCACGAGCTCTTGCGTTGCGCTCGAGTCTTCAGGCTTGGCTTCACCCAGCAAACGGGCTAGTTGCGTGTCATTGAGGCTGGATTGCAACCAGATCGGTTTTGGGCTCTGCCGCTCAGGGACCGCTCTCAATTGGTTGTTGAACATCGGCTCGAGCGATTCACCGATCCCATTCAGCAACTCCATCTGAACGGTGTTGATCCCATTTCGGTTGTCGATTCCCTGGAGCCAAAGGGCATCTTGTTGGTCCACTACAAAGCTGTCGTCGTTAACGGTGATGCGTAGGCGCCAGCGAGCATCTCCAGCTCTGAGGTTTTGAAGGGGAGCGTTCCATACCAACCAATCGAGCAGCAAAGGACTGTCACCCCCGAGCTCAGCTGGACTCACCACCGCGAGCCAAGGGGCATCGCTTTTTGGCTGCGTGCCTATGAGGGGCCGCAGCTGATCAACAGACCAATGCAAGCTGGCACCAGGAGTTTTGACGGCTTCTCCCCAGGGATAGGCCGCATAGGCCGTGAACCTGTGGCTCCCCGGACTCAGGGGGGGGAGTTCAAGCGCTACTCGGTTTCCGTTTCGTTCACTTACACGGATAGCTGCTTGGTCATCAATTTGAATCGCGACGTGGGCTCCGAGCCCGAGTTCGCTGTCGATCGCAAGGGGCCAATCCTCGATTTTTAATTCCAGATTGAGTGGCCCGCCCTTGAGTTGGCTCCCATCCAAGGGGCTGATGAGCGAGAGCTGGGGATGATGCTTGGCTAAGGCTTGACGAAGCTGCTGAACCGCACCTGGTGGCTCCACTTCTCGAAGACGGCCTGAGGGGGTTTGGGTGGGAAGATTCGTGCCTTGATTAGGAGCGGACCCGGCGTTGCGCTGATTGGCCCAAGGCAGGGGCGGAATGGCCAGCACGGGTTGCCCCAGGCCACATAGGAGGATCAGGACGAAGAGTGCTGCGAACCATCGGATGCTTGCGTGTCGCCGGCCCGATTTATCCATGGAGCGGAAAGGATGTGCTGCCATTCTGAATGGCTCCACTTCTCAGGTCCAGGGCACTGGCTGAGTATTAATTAGAGAAAGAAAATAAGAGGATTGTTGATATCTTTCTATCTTTATTGGGAGGGTTTCGCTGACACCACCTGTAAACCAGACCCCAGTTGCAGACTGGTTCGCCACCGGATTGAACCTTTGTAACTCGATGATGGTTTAGGCCCTCTCGTGACTCTATGCTCGAATCAGCGGTCCCCTCTTTGGGGCCCAAAGCACCAGTGATGACCAGGGTTTTCCTGGCTTGAGCTGGCGCCCGGCTAAAGCCTTCGGGTTATGGCCGGGGCCCCGGCGAACTGTCCGGTTCTCCGGAGGGGTGGCCCTCCACCTCGATCCCGTCCCTCGAGGAACGACTCGATGACCATTAGCCCACCAGAGCGTGGGAGCACCGCGAAGAGCCAAGTCGAAAAGGTTGACAATCCAGCAACCTTTGAATTGTTCGGCAAGCCCGGACATTTCGACCGATCTCTCGCGAAAGGCCCCAAGACCACAACCTGGGTTTGGAACCTCCACGCCAACGCTCACGATTTCGATAGTCATACGAGTGACCTTGAAGAGGTTTCTCGGAAGATCTTTAGTGCTCACTTCGGCCATTTGGCCGTGATCTTCATCTGGCTAAGCGGCGCCTTCTTCCACGGAGCCCGCTTCTCCAACTTCTCCGGCTGGCTCGCCGATCCCACCCACGTGAAGCCAAGTGCTCAGGTGGTGTGGCCCGTGTTTGGCCAGGAGATTCTCAACGGTGATATGGGTGCCGGTTTCCAAGGCATTCAGATCACTTCTGGCCTCTTTCACGTCTGGCGTGCATGGGGCATCACCAATGAGACCCAGCTGATGTCGCTTGCCATCGGCGCTCTGGTGATGGCCGGTCTCATGCTCAATGCCGGTGTCTTCCACTATCACAAGGCAGCTCCCAAGCTCGAGTGGTTCCAGAACGTTGAGTCGATGCTCAACCACCACTTGGCAGGTTTGCTCGGTCTCGGTTCACTCTCCTGGACCGGTCACCTACTGCATGTTTCTCTGCCGACAACCAAGTTGATGGATGCCATCGACGCCGGCCAGCCGCTGGTGCTCAATGGCAAGACCATTGCTTCTGTCGCAGACATTCCACTGCCCCATGAATTCTTTAACCAGGATTTGATCGCGCAGCTCTATCCAGGATTTGGTGCCGGTATCGGTGCCTTCTTCTCTGGTGATTGGGCTGCCTACAGCGACTTCCTGACCTTTAAAGGTGGAATTAATCCAGTCACAGGAAGCATGTGGATGAGCGATATCGCTCATCACCACCTTGCCATTGCGGTTCTGTTCATCGTGGCTGGTCACATGTACCGCACGAACTGGGGCATCGGGCACTCCATCAAGGAGATCCTCGAAGGTCAGAAGGGTGATCCCCTCCTGTTCCCTGCCACCAAGGGTCATGACGGACTCTTTGAGTTCATGACGACCTCTTGGCATGCTCAGTTGGGCGTCAACTTGGCCATGCTCGGTTCGCTGAGCATCATCGTGGCCCAGCACATGTATGCGATGCCTCCGTATCCATACATGGCGATTGACTACCCGACTCAGATCGGACTGTTCACCCACCACATGTGGATCGGTGGTTTCCTAATCGTTGGCGCTGCTGCTCACGCAGCCATCGCCATGATTCGCGATTACGACCCTGCCAAGCATGTGGATAACGTGCTCGATCGTGTGCTCAAAGCTCGCGATGCCCTGATCAGCCACCTGAACTGGGTGTGCATTTGGTTGGGCTTCCATAGCTTTGGCCTCTACATCCACAACGACACAATGCGTGCTCTGGGGCGTCCCCAGGACATGTTTAGTGACTCAGCGATTCAGCTGAAGCCCGTGTTCGCTCAGTGGATCCAGGGTTTGCATGCCGGAGCTGCCGGTAGCACCGCTCCTAACGCACTTGCTGGCGTTAGCGAAGTGTTCAACGGCTCCACGATTGCCGTTGGTGGCAAGGTTGCTGCTGCAGCGATTCCTCTTGGGACCGCTGACTTCATGGTGCACCACATCCACGCATTCACGATTCACGTGACTGTGTTGATCCTTCTCAAAGGTGTGCTCTATGCCCGTAGCTCCCGCCTCGTTCCAGATAAAGCAAACCTGGGCTTCCGCTTCCCTTGCGACGGACCCGGCCGAGGTGGCACCTGTCAGGTGTCTGCTTGGGACCATGTGTTCCTAGGCCTGTTCTGGATGTACAACTCCCTGTCCATCGTGATTTTCCACTTCAGCTGGAAAATGCAAAGCGATGTTTGGGGAACTGTGAATGCTGATGGCAGTGTCCAACACATCACGAATGGCAACTTCGCCAACAGCGCAATCACCATTAATGGCTGGCTGCGTGACTACCTGTGGGCTCAGGCCGCGCAGGTGATCAACAGCTACGGCTCGAACACCAGTGCCTATGGCCTGATGTTCCTTGGTGCTCACTTTGTCTGGGCCTTCAGCTTGATGTTCTTGTTCAGTGGCCGCGGCTACTGGCAGGAATTGATTGAGTCCATCGTTTGGGCTCACAACAAGCTGAAGGTGGCACCTGCCATCCAGCCCCGTGCGCTGTCCATCACCCAGGGCCGTGCCGTGGGTGTCGCTCATTACCTCTTGGGCGGCATCGCGACCACATGGGCCTTCTTCCACGCCCACATCCTTGTGGTCGGCTGACCTACCTGACCTTTCCCTCTAATGGCAACGAAATTTCCTTCGTTTAGCCAGGGTCTGGCACAGGACCCGACAACCCGCCGCATCTGGTACGGGATCGCCACGGCTCACGACTTCGAGAGCCATGACGGAATGACGGAGGAGAAGCTTTACCAAAAGCTCTTCTCCACCCATTTCGGGCATCTCGCCATCATCGGCCTTTGGGTTTCGGGAAACCTGTTCCATATCGCCTGGCAGGGCAACTTCGAGCAGTGGGTCGCCGACCCACTGCACGTGCGCCCAATCGCTCACGCAATTTGGGATCCCCACTTCGGTCAAGGCGCAATTGACGCCTTCACCCAAGCGGGTGCATCCTCCCCAGTGAATATTGCCTATTCAGGTCTCTATCACTGGTTTTACACGATCGGCATGACCTCGAATGCCGAGCTGTATCAGGGATCCATCTTCATGATGATCCTGTCGGCTTGGGCTCTGTTCGCTGGTTGGCTGCACTTGCAGCCCAAGTTCCGTCCGTCCCTTGCTTGGTTTAAAAACGCCGAATCCCGCCTGAACCACCACCTGGCTGTTCTGTTCGGATTCAGCTCCATTGCATGGACCGGTCACTTGGTTCACGTGGCTATTCCTGAGTCCCGTGGTCAGCACGTTGGTTGGGATAACTTCCTCAACGTGATGCCTCACCCAGCTGGGCTGGGTCCATTCTTTACCGGCAATTGGGGCGTGTATGCCCAAAACCCTGACACCACAGGTCAGGTTTTTGGTACCGCTGAAGGATCAGGCACTGCGATCCTCACCTTCCTCGGTGGCTTCCACCCTCAGACCGAAGCCCTTTGGCTTACTGATATCGCCCATCACCATTTGGCCATCGGCGTGATCTTCGTGATCGCCGGCCACATGTATCGGACGAACTTCGGAATCGGTCACTCCATTCGCGAGATCCTTGAAGCGCACAACCCACCAACCGGAACCCCCGGAAACTTGGGTGCTGGCCACAAAGGTCTCTACGACACCATCAACAACAGCCTGCACTTCCAACTTGGTCTTGCTCTCGCCTCTCTTGGCGTGATCACCAGCTTGGTTGCACAGCACATGTATGCAATGCCGTCGTATGCCTTCATCGCGAAGGACTACACGACTCAGGCAGCGCTTTACACCCATCACCAGTACATCGCCATCTTCTTGATGTGTGGTGCCTTCGCCCACGGTGCGATCTTCTTTATCCGCGATTACGACCCCGAAGCCAACAAGGACAACGTCCTGGCTCGGATGCTCGAGCACAAAGAAGCAATCATCAGTCACCTGAGCTGGGTCTCCCTTTTCCTGGGCTTCCACACCCTCGGCCTCTACGTCCATAACGACGTGGTTGTGGCGTTTGGAACTCCTGAGAAGCAGATCTTGGTTGAACCCGTCTTTGCACAGTTCGTCCAGGCTGCTTCCGGTAAAGCGATTTACGGCTTCGATGTTCTCTTAGCGAACGCTGGTGGTGCTGCTGCCAATGCCAACGCTGCCTACATGGGCGGTTGGATGGATGCCATCAACGGTGTTCGTGGTAGCAACGACTTGTTCCTGCCGATTGGCCCTGGTGACTTCCTTGTTCACCACGCCATCGCTCTAGGTCTCCACACCACCACCCTGATCCTTGTGAAGGGTGCTCTGGATGCACGTGGATCCAAGTTGATGCCTGACAAGAAGGACTTCGGTTACTCCTTCCCCTGCGACGGCCCTGGCCGTGGCGGTACCTGTGACATCTCTGCCTGGGACGCTTTCTATCTAGCTGTCTTCTGGGCTCTGAACACAGTGGGTTGGGTCACCTTCTACTGGCACTGGAAGCATCTTGCGATTTGGCAGGGCAACGTGGCTCAGTTCAACGAGTCCAGCACCTACCTCATGGGCTGGTTCCGCGACTACCTCTGGCTGAACAGTTCACAGCTGATCAATGGCTACAACCCATTTGGCAGCAATAACCTGGCTGTTTGGTCTTGGATGTTCTTGTTCGGTCACCTGGTTTGGGCGACAGGATTCATGTTCCTGATCTCCTGGCGTGGTTATTGGCAAGAGCTGATTGAGACCATCGTTTGGGCTCATCAGCGCACTCCTCTGGCCAACCTTGTTGGCTGGCGCGACAAGCCTGTGGCTCTCTCCATCGTCCAGGCTCGTGTTGTGGGTCTTGCTCACTTCACGATCGGGTACATCCTCACGTACGCCGCCTTCTTGATCGCCTCCACCTCTGGCAAGTTTGGCTGATTCAGCCCAAACCTCTGCTTGATTAACGAGCCGTTTCTCAGAGATTTCACCCGTCCGGTCTCCCGGGCGGGTTTTTTATGTGAATCAATTATCCAGCGAGATAAACATCTTAAAAACCCTCAAGCCCAAGAACAGCTTCGGCCTCGTGCATTATTTGGTCTGATGTATGTCTGCTGGTAGGAGGGTGTTTTTGTTTAATTGCCGCCGCTAAAGGCGATGTCCAGCGTGCGCAGATAGGTGTGAAGGCCCGCATCTTGAATCGGCAGCACATAGGCATCTTCACCGGACTCGTTGTGGTGAGAATGCCAAGAACCAGGTGGCGTCACGAAGGCCGCTCCCGGGACCCAATCTTCCCGATGTCCATTGAGAATCATCCCGTTGGCATCAAGCTTCGTGCCGATCATGGTGTAGCAGCCGGGTTGGCAATCAACAGCGAAATCAAGAGCGATGGATTGGTGGCGGTGTGGTCGCTGGATCTGGCCAGCGGGCAAGATTCCGAGCATGGCCCAGAGGGTATGGGTGATCGTGCGTGTCTGAGGGAAAGTGCTGTTGCCCAGCAAAACGCTCACACGGTTGGCGCGAGCACCGTTGGGGCTATTCGCAATCGCTTCTAGATGTCGTTTGCTGTCCCGATGGCTATAAAAGCTGGGCTCAAAGCGAGCTTGAGCTGGTTCAACTCCCAGGTAGCGCAGGAGTGGCGCATCATGCACCCAATACAGACCTGCTTTTTTGTGCGTGGTGTGAATCGCGTCTCCACCGGCAGGCAGCACCAACATGTCTCCTTTTGACCATTGGAACGTTTGCCCACAGGCTTGTGTCTCCCCTTCTCCATTCGTGATGAAAAAAAGCTGACTTGTCGCAATGGCACTGGTGCGTTGCTCACCACGGTCGAGGCGCACAAAATTGGCGCAAAGAGAAGGGCCGGTGGCTGGGCCAGAGCAGCCAAGCTGTTCACTCAGATCGAGAGGAAGAACATCACAACCGGTTTGATCAAAAAAATCTGGTGAAAACGAGCGAAAGGGGACCGATGCAATCAGGCCACTCTGTTGAGGGTTTGCAGCGGAGCGGTAATCAAAAAAACGGGCTTGCGCAGAAGAGGCCTGATGCACTGTGGGAGCTACCAAGGATTCGACCTCAACGAGATGCATACTTTATCGATCAGTGAGGTATGGATTGTATGGGTTTTATCATTCTTGGAAGCCAGCCTTAGGCCAGCAGCACTGCGACACAGCATGGAGTTAGAGCTCAGTTCAGGCGAAGGGTGAAACAAGCTCTAAACGTTCCCTATCCCAGAGGATGAGGGAGAAGCAATCGCTAACCTGAGACAAATAAAGCCTATGGACATTCTGCACAAGGTGGATATTTGCTTCATGGCATTCTTTTAATCGGTAATTGGGAATTCGCTCCGAAAGATGGTGGATATGGTGATAGGCGATATCGGCGGTAAACCAATTTAAAATGGCTGGCATTTGTAGGAAGGAAGATCCAGACAGAGCACCACGGAAATAACTCCAATTATCTTCATCACTTGTATAAGATTCAGGGAAATTGTGTTGGATGAAAAAGACAGCAATCATTACTGCTGCACTGCAACTCATGATCAAGGCGTAAAGGATCCAGAAGTGTGCATAGCCAATAGAGCTCCCGATCCACCACCACAACATTCCAACAACAGCTGTGTTAGCAATCATGTCTACACATTCACCACTGGTGTAAAAGAAGCTGGATTTGTAATTAGTGCAAACTTTTTTTGGCGATATCCAGTCTCCGGTCGTCACCATCTTTATGGTGCTTTTGATGGAATGACCAACGAATTCAAAGAAGCTTAAAAGTAAGGCAACTCTTGGCTTGATGATGAGATAGAAGAATCCACCAGGGAAGAGCAGCAATGGATGGCGCAAGAGGCGATAGAGCCACTGAGAGCGTGGAGATCGTGAGTCGTATTGCTCGCGTGTGATCAGAGCGGATGGTCCGCGATAACGGTCCCAATTCCCATTGTGTTTGTGATGGAAGGCGTGTCCTCGCGACCAGGGATGTTGTGGCATGCCGTGAATCAAGCTCAACCCGAAGGCAGCAATTCGATTCGACCGCTTGGAACGGAACAGACTCTGATGTCCGCAGTCATGCATTAGGGAAAAGCTGCGACTGAGCAGCAAAACCATCAACACCAACAGCAAGGGTGTCAACACGATCGCTGTGATGTTGAACGATGTTGTCACCGCAGACATCGCAAACCCCACTGCAATGATCGGAACCACGGTGTTCAGGATCTGCCAGCTCGCGATCCGGTCATCACTGGCCATAAAGGGAGCGAGTTTGAAGTCGATCCGTTTGGGGTAATGGCTAGGCGCCATGTCTTGGCTCATCCTCTTGTCGGTCGTTGTCATGCAGCTTCCACGTGGGGTGCCGCGATCGGCTTAGTAAAAGAACCTATCTGTTTTTTGCTTCAACCGGTTTTTCAATTGCCTGGTGAATGCCGAATTTGAGCCCTCTCCCTCCAGCCTTTAAGGCTCAAATAAACGGCTGGAACAACAAATAAAGAGAGCAGTGTGGAGACCAGCAAGCCGCTGAAGACCACTGTGCCAATGCTGATTCGACTTGCTGAACCCGTCCCGCTGGCCAGCAGCAAGGGCAGAAATCCAGCCAAAGAGGTAATCGCTGTCAGCACAATGGGACGCATGCGCTCTTCCGCAGCGTCGGTGATGGCCTCTCGAAGAGGCAATCCTGCGCGAAGCCTCTGATTGGCAAACTCCACAATCAGAATCCCATTTTTTGCTGCCAAGCTCACGAGCACGAGAAGGCCCATTTGGCCGTAAACGTCTAGGGGGAGCCCGCGCAGTTTGATTCCGATCAGCGCACCGAGCAGTGCCAGTGGCACTGTCAGCAAAATCACAAGGGGGTCGAGAAAGCTCTCGTAGAGACCAGCGAGTAACAAATAGACCACCACCACGCTCAAACCAAAGAAGGCCCAAGTGACTCCTTCGGCCACTCTTTCTTCCTCTGCAAGGCCTGTGAAAGCAAGCCCGATGTTGCCTCCTCCAATTTGTTCGCCTGCTGCCTCGAGGATGTTGATGGCTTGCCCGCTACTCGTCCCTTTCCCTGGCACAGCGCTCACACGGATGGAACGGTTGAGGGCGTAATGATCAATCGATCCTGTGCCTTCAACTTTTTCAAGTCGCGCCACGCTTTCAGCGCTGACGAGCTCCCCATCACGGTTCCGGAGCATGAGCGATTGGATGTCCTCTGGGCGATTGCGGTCGCTGCCTTCCATTTGAATCCAGATGCTGCGAATCTCTCCGTCGGCGTAGGTGTCATCGAGATAGCGTCCGCCGATCGACATACCAATCGAATTCAGAGTTTCTCTGTAAGGGAGATTCAGTGCGGCCATTTGGTCCCGGTCTAAGACGAGGCGCCATCTCGGGGCGCTGGAGTCAAAACGGGTGCTGACCCGTTCGAATTGGCCCGTTCCCTTTGCGCTCGCAATGAAGGCTTTAGCGACCTGTTCGAATTGAACCAGGCTCAGTTGGCCGCCGCTGCGGTCTAGGAGCTCAACGTTTAAGGCTGAATCGCC contains the following coding sequences:
- a CDS encoding YciI family protein, translating into MPWFIKQETFTAAMTSLSAEQRRVHCHDHRRWVEAQRLSGCAMASGFLVDDQHKPGGGGLLVFEADSYKAAKAFIAADPMIARNLVDWTLHEWKPVEGSLQA
- the lipA gene encoding lipoyl synthase — translated: MQKPDWLRVKAPQRERIGEVADLLLDLKLNTVCQEASCPNIGECFAGGTATFLIMGPGCTRACPYCDIDFDKSVRELDPTEPQRLGEAVSRLGLKHVVITSVNRDDLEDGGASQFVACIEQVKQHSPLTTIELLIPDFCGNWDALATVMEASPHVLNHNIETVPRLYRQARPQGIYERSLELLKRVRDGWPRSYSKSGLMVGLGESDAEVIEVLRDLREHRVDIVTIGQYLSPGPKHLSVDRFVTPEQFESYRLKGEQDLGFLQVVSTPLTRSSYHAGEVQKLMTIHPR
- the cobJ gene encoding precorrin-3B C(17)-methyltransferase — protein: MQRLQQSGLTDQLALTPGAAATIADLDGTCLVNSAAMLIQQHWQEGGVLMVIGATGAVTRLIAPLLKDKESDPAVLVLDAEGQRVIPLLGGHQAGAEQLSREIAATLGGEAVLSGDSAVSGRLATDVFGHAWGWKRGGTSTSWTQLMKAQARGEGPHLIQSMGSKLWQSSSAAQSSQLLGLNAEAGSANSDNAVEDSAIPALEISTSIAHAGACTWHPALLWLGIGCERDTSLNLVQRAVSSALEEAGLAEAAVAGISSIDRKGDERALQDLAQLHHWPFRLHTASALDAVPVPTPSKVVAAEMGTGSVAEAAALLSAGPNAQLKLHKRITHANDEERGAITVAIAESMEAHAPQRGELHLIGSGPGDLALLTPEARSALARCPAWVGYGLYLDLLEPLRRPDQIRLDGQLTMERDRCQQALSLARQGVRVALVSSGDSGIYGMAGLALELWLDLAEDDRPRFAVHPGISALQLAAAKAGAPLMHDFCTVSLSDRLTPWDVIEQRLEGAAKGDFVVALYNPRSKGRDWQLQRAKDILLTERPASTPVVMARQLGRQEEHVSFCRLDRLPVETIDMLTVLVIGNSSSRLEGGRMVTPRGYPGAELS
- the psaA gene encoding photosystem I core protein PsaA, whose protein sequence is MTISPPERGSTAKSQVEKVDNPATFELFGKPGHFDRSLAKGPKTTTWVWNLHANAHDFDSHTSDLEEVSRKIFSAHFGHLAVIFIWLSGAFFHGARFSNFSGWLADPTHVKPSAQVVWPVFGQEILNGDMGAGFQGIQITSGLFHVWRAWGITNETQLMSLAIGALVMAGLMLNAGVFHYHKAAPKLEWFQNVESMLNHHLAGLLGLGSLSWTGHLLHVSLPTTKLMDAIDAGQPLVLNGKTIASVADIPLPHEFFNQDLIAQLYPGFGAGIGAFFSGDWAAYSDFLTFKGGINPVTGSMWMSDIAHHHLAIAVLFIVAGHMYRTNWGIGHSIKEILEGQKGDPLLFPATKGHDGLFEFMTTSWHAQLGVNLAMLGSLSIIVAQHMYAMPPYPYMAIDYPTQIGLFTHHMWIGGFLIVGAAAHAAIAMIRDYDPAKHVDNVLDRVLKARDALISHLNWVCIWLGFHSFGLYIHNDTMRALGRPQDMFSDSAIQLKPVFAQWIQGLHAGAAGSTAPNALAGVSEVFNGSTIAVGGKVAAAAIPLGTADFMVHHIHAFTIHVTVLILLKGVLYARSSRLVPDKANLGFRFPCDGPGRGGTCQVSAWDHVFLGLFWMYNSLSIVIFHFSWKMQSDVWGTVNADGSVQHITNGNFANSAITINGWLRDYLWAQAAQVINSYGSNTSAYGLMFLGAHFVWAFSLMFLFSGRGYWQELIESIVWAHNKLKVAPAIQPRALSITQGRAVGVAHYLLGGIATTWAFFHAHILVVG
- the psaB gene encoding photosystem I core protein PsaB, with amino-acid sequence MATKFPSFSQGLAQDPTTRRIWYGIATAHDFESHDGMTEEKLYQKLFSTHFGHLAIIGLWVSGNLFHIAWQGNFEQWVADPLHVRPIAHAIWDPHFGQGAIDAFTQAGASSPVNIAYSGLYHWFYTIGMTSNAELYQGSIFMMILSAWALFAGWLHLQPKFRPSLAWFKNAESRLNHHLAVLFGFSSIAWTGHLVHVAIPESRGQHVGWDNFLNVMPHPAGLGPFFTGNWGVYAQNPDTTGQVFGTAEGSGTAILTFLGGFHPQTEALWLTDIAHHHLAIGVIFVIAGHMYRTNFGIGHSIREILEAHNPPTGTPGNLGAGHKGLYDTINNSLHFQLGLALASLGVITSLVAQHMYAMPSYAFIAKDYTTQAALYTHHQYIAIFLMCGAFAHGAIFFIRDYDPEANKDNVLARMLEHKEAIISHLSWVSLFLGFHTLGLYVHNDVVVAFGTPEKQILVEPVFAQFVQAASGKAIYGFDVLLANAGGAAANANAAYMGGWMDAINGVRGSNDLFLPIGPGDFLVHHAIALGLHTTTLILVKGALDARGSKLMPDKKDFGYSFPCDGPGRGGTCDISAWDAFYLAVFWALNTVGWVTFYWHWKHLAIWQGNVAQFNESSTYLMGWFRDYLWLNSSQLINGYNPFGSNNLAVWSWMFLFGHLVWATGFMFLISWRGYWQELIETIVWAHQRTPLANLVGWRDKPVALSIVQARVVGLAHFTIGYILTYAAFLIASTSGKFG